The genomic window CCAGGCTAAACTATACCACGGTATAATAAACACACAGGCTAAACTATCCCACggtaaaataaacacacaggctaaactataccacggtaaaataaacacacaggCTAAACTATACCACGGTAAAATAAACACCCAGGCTAAACTATACCACGGTATAATAAACACCCAGGCTAAACTATCCCACAGTAAAATAAACACCCAGGCTAAACTATCCCACggtaaaataaacacacaggCTAAACTATCCCACAGTAAAATAAACACCCAGGCTAAACTATACCACGGTATAATAAACACCCAGGCTAAACTATCCCACGGTAAAATAAACACCCAGGCTAAACTATCCCACGGTATAATAAACACCCAGGCTAAACTATACCACGGTAAAATAAACACCCAGGCTAAACTATACCACGGTAAAATAAACACCCAGGCTAAACTCTCCCACGGTAAAATAAACACCCAGGCTAAACTCTCCCACGGTAAAATAAACACCCAGGCTAAACTCTCCCACGGTAAAATAAACACCCAGGCTAAACTCTCCCACggtaaaataaacacacaggCTAAACTCTCCCACGGTAAAATAAACACCCAGGCTAAACTCTCCCACGGTCAACTATTACACaaactacatatacatttaaaacaCACAGGCTAAACTATACCACAgtaaaataaacacacaggCTAAACTCTCCCACGGTAAAATAAACACCCAGGCTAAACTCTCCCACGGTCAACTATTACAcaaactacatatacatgtaaaacacaCAGGCTAAACTATACCACggtaaaataaacacacaggCTAAACTATCCCACggtaaaataaacacacaggCTAAACTATACCACGGTATAATAAACACACAGGCTAAACTATCCCACggtaaaataaacacacaggCTAAACTATACCACGGTATAATAAACACACAGGCTAAACTATACCACggtaaaataaacacacaggCTAAACTATACCACGGTATAATAAACACACAGGCTAAACTATCCCACggtaaaataaacacacaggCTAAACTATCCCACGGTAAAATAAACACCCAGGCTAAACTATCCCACGGTATAATAAACACACAGGCTAAACTATCCCACggtaaaataaacacacaggCTAAACTATACCACGGTAAAATAAACACCCAGGCTAAACTATCCCACGGTATAATAAACACCCAGGCTAAACTATCCCACAGTAAAATAAACACCCAGGCTAAACTATCCCACggtaaaataaacacacaggCTAAACTATCCCACAGTAAAATAAACACCCAGGCTAAACTATACCACGGTAAAATAAACACCCAGGCTAAACTTTCCCACAGTAAAATAAACACCCAGGCTAAACTATACCACGGTAAAATAAACACCCAGGCTAAACTATACCACGGTAAAATAAACACCCAGGCTAAACTCTCCCACGGTAAAATAAACCCCAGGCTAAACTCTCCCACGGTAAAATAAACACCCAGGCTAAACTCTCCCACGGTAAAATAAACACCCAGGCTAAACTCTCCCACggtaaaataaacacacaggctaaactataccacagtaaaataaacacacaggCTAAACTCTCCCACGGTAAAATAAACACCCAGGCTAAACTCTCCCACGGTCAACTATTACAcaaactacatatacatgtaaaacacaCAGGCTAAACTATACCACAgtaaaataaacacacaggCTAAACTATCCCACggtaaaataaacacacaggCTAAACTATACCACGGTATAATAAACACACAGGCTAAACTATCCCACggtaaaataaacacacaggCTAAACTATACCACGGTATAATAAACACACAGGCTAAACTATACCACggtaaaataaacacacaggCTAAACTATACCACGGTATAATAAACACACAGGCTAAACTATCCCACGGTAAAATAAACACCCAGGCTAAACTATCCCACGGTATAATAAACACACAGGCTTAACTATCCCACggtaaaataaacacacaggCTAAACTATACCACGGTAAAATAAACACCCAGGCTAAACTATCCCACGGTATAATAAACACCCAGGCTAAACTATCCCACAGTAAAATAAACACCCAGGCTAAACTATCCCACggtaaaataaacacacaggCTAAACTATCCCACAGTAAAATAAACACCCAGGCTAAACTATACCACGGTAAAATAAACACCCAGGCTAAACTATCCCACAGTAAAATAAACACCCAGGCTAAACTATACCACGGTAAAATAAACACCCAGGCTAAACTATACCACGGTAAAATAAACACCCAGGCTAAACTCTCCCACGGTAAAATAAACACCCAGGCTAAACTCTCCCACGGTAAAATAAACACCCAGGCTAAACTCTCCCACGGTAAAATAAACACCCAGGCTAAACTCTCCCACggtaaaataaacacacaggctaaactataccacagtaaaataaacacacaggCTAAACTCTCCCACggtaaaataaacacacaggCTAAACTCTCCCACGGTCAACTATTACAcaaactacatatacatgtaaaacacaCAGGCTAAACTATACCACAgtaaaataaacacacaggctaaactataccacggtaaaataaacacacaggCTAAACTATCCCACggtaaaataaacacacaggCTAAACTATACCACGGTATAATAAACACACAGGCTAAACTATCCCACggtaaaataaacacacaggCTAAACTATACCACGGTATAATAAACACACAGGCTAAACTATCCCACggtaaaataaacacacaggCTAAACTATCCCACGGTAAAATAAACACCCAGGCTAAACTATCCCACGGTATAATAAACACCCAGGCTAAACTATCCCACGGTAAAATAAACACCCAGGCTAAACTCTCCCACGGTAAAATAAACACCCAGGCTAAACTATCCCACAGTAAAATAAACACCCAGGCTAAACTATACCACGGTATAATAAACACACAGGCTAAACTATCCCACggtaaaataaacacacaggCTAAACTATCCCACAgtaaaataaacacacaggCTAAACTATACCACGGTATAATAAACACACAGGCTAAACTATCCCACggtaaaataaacacacaggCTAAACTATCCCACGGTATAATAAACACCCAGGCTAAACTATCCCACAGTAAAATAAACACCCAGGCTAAACTATCCCACAGTAAAATAAACACCCAGGCTAAACTATCCCACAGTAAAATAAACACCCAGGCTAAACTATACCACGGTAAAATAAACACCCAGGCTAAACTATCCCACAGGCAACTATTACAcaaactacatatacatgtaaaacacaCAGGCTAAACTATACCACggtaaaataaacacacaggCTAAACTATCCCACGGGCAACTATTACAcaaactacatatacatgtaaaacacaCAGGCTAAACTATACCACggtaaaataaacacacaggCTAAACTATACCACGGTAAAATAAACACCCAGGCTAAACTATCCCACGGGCAACTATTACAcaaactacatatacatgtaaaacacaCAGGCTAAACTATACCACGGTAAAATAAACACCCAGGCTAAACTATCCCACGGTAAAATAAACACCCAGGCTAAACTATACCACggtaaaatattacacaaactacatgtaaatgatACTTCGGACTAGTTTATTCACTCAGGCTAATTTTTTATCCAGACGAAGTTCAATACGTAACGATATGTACCGCAACACCATGAGTCGCTCTCCGAAGTGAAGCTCTACATAGCCTTGTTCCGTCCAACAGTATGGACTAATATTAAATGACGTTACACCATCATAGTGTTGACCATTTATACCACAGACCGTAATATTACGTCCATCTTACCTTCTAACCAGGATGACTGCTATGATTCTTACCGTCTAACCAGGATGACTGCTATGATTCTTACCTTCTGACCAGGATAAATGCTATGATGAATAAGGTTAGTAAGTAGGCAGCCAGAACCAACATTCCGACCAGGACGCCATTACTGCCGTCAGTATCTTCCTTGGTATAGCCAGAGGACGGGGGCTGTGGATCAGAAAGTTCTATTATTATGTCAGAAATCAGTGGTCTCTACGCACGTCGAAAATCAGTGGTCACTACGCACGTCGAAAATCAGTGGTCACTACGCACGTCGAAAATCAGTGGTCACAATGCATGTAAAAATCAGTGGTCTCTACGCATGTCAGAAATCAGTGGTCACTACGCACGTCGAAAATCAGTGGTCATTATGCATGTAAAAATCAGTGGTCTCTACGCACGTCGAAAATCAATGGTCACTGCGCACGTCGAAAATCAGTTGTCACTATGCATGTAAAAATTAGTGGTCTCTACGCATGTCAGAAATCAGTGGTCACTACGCACGTCGAAAATCATTGGTCACTACGCATGTAAAAAATCAGTAGTCTCTACGCATGTCAGAAATCAGTGGTCACTACACATgtaaacaagagctgttggtGAGTGGCATAGCTCGTCTAgcaaatgtttgtcattttcacattgttttttccagtttcactccaagaaaggatagtttaactccagagggactctattgccaaatatcagcaccctagtacaattataaagtgatgtattaatacctttcaacacttgcaccaaaaacttattgcagaaatattttaagtccaaaaaaattcaaaattctgttgtttttttttcaaaagaaaacttttactccggcaggggatagtttaactcacacagggaccatattaccataaattactattcttttcaacacttgcaccaaaatcttaacgtttgaaaaaacaacaacgcCGACGCCGATGCCGgggtgacaacataagctctcactcttctcCGAAGAGCCGAGCTAAAATCGGTGGTCTCCACGCATGCCAGAAATCGGTGGTCTCTACGCATGTCAGAAATCGGTGGTCTCTACGCATGTCGAAAATCAGTGGCCTATACGCATGTTACAGGAAAATAATTAGCATTGTATTGATATGAATATAGCCATCCGGAATGCTGAAGTCGCTAAAAactaaacaaatatacaaaaaaacaagcaaacaagtgaacaataaaacaaaagacCAGACAAACCTGTATCAAAAACATGGACTCTTCTGTACAAAGTTTGTTTCCAAAGTCACCTAGCGCCGTTTGGCTCACAGCCAAGTCGTCGTCATCGATCGTAATGTTAACGATCGTCAACCTGAAACAATGGCGGTATAAAACATGTGGAAATGACGACGTAACATTAGCAGATCACTTCATTACATTGGAAATCTCTTTTATTAAGGGTATTCCATAAGACGGTGATAGCAATTAAATACCGAAGGTAGTAGCTCTCCGTGATCAAAGAAAAGCCTTAGTTTACACAACAGGAAATGGACGTTTGCAATCTACATCCTTCCCAATTAAGACATGTCAATTTAGTGCACTGTTGGTATATTAACCCTCtccaattaaaacatttcaatctAGTGCACTGTTGGTATATCAACCTTccccaattaaaacatttcaatccAGCACACTGTTGGTATATTCACCTTccccaattaaaacatttcaatctAGTCCACTGTTAGTATATCAACCTTccccaattaaaacatttcaatctAGTCCACTGTTAGTATATCAACCTTccccaattaaaacatttcagtCTAGTGTACTGTTGGTATATCAACCTTccccaattaaaacatttcaatctAGTCCACTGTTAGTATATCAACCTTccccaattaaaacatttcagtCTAGTGTACTGTTGGTAAATCAACCCTCtccaattaaaacatttcaatctAGCATACTGTCGGTATATCAACCCTccccaattaaaacatttcaatctAGTGCACTGTTGGTATAACAACCTTccccaattaaaacatttcaatctAGTCCACTGTTAGTATATCAACCTTccccaattaaaacatttcagtCTAGTGTACTGTTGGTATATCAACCTTccccaattaaaacatttcaatctAGTCCACTGTTAGTATATCAACCTTCccccaattaaaacatttcagtCTAGTGTACTGTTGGTAAATCAACCCTCtccaattaaaacatttcaatctAGCATACTGTCGGTATATCAATCCTCcctaattaaaacatttcaatctAGTGCACTGTTGGTATAACAACCCTCtccaattaaaatatttcaatccaGCACACTGTTGGTATATCAACCTTccccaattaaaacatttcaatctatcacaatgttgatatatttaccctccccaattaaaacatttcaatctAGCACAATGTTGGTATATTTACCCGCCGACACTTGTTTTAATAGCATTGATATCATTTGTATCCACTTTGAATCCGGCACTGGACAAGAAATCGACCACCTTCTTTTCCATGACATCCATCGACACCACTTGTAGACCCTGGGCTACCTGGATAGTCAGCACAGCTTTCCCTACAGGAAACAGTATATACACTCTCTTTTATTGTATTAGGTCCAGGTATTGTGTTAAACATCATAAGGTCCATAATGCCATGTATTCAGTTAAATCAAATGTTGattcatttgataatctatgaatattaatgattttttttatattaacccccccccccctcccaaaaaaaaagaaaatcacccttcccccccccccctctctgCATAGATTTGTCACCttctttaaataaaattgtaaaaaaaagcTTCATACTAGTTTAAAAACTTGTGTCCAATCCTATCATATATTGATGCTTATATAAGATGTTTAAATTAATTCAACGAAATACATAACtgttatatattgaaaatatgctCTAAATCGATTGAACAGACTAATGAAAATACAATTTACCAAGGCTAGTGTGCTAGAAAATTAACAGACGAGGTTAAGAAATTGGGAATAGCAGAAAAATGAGTGTTTGATGCTATTTACGGCATTAATGTATAAAACTTACGAAAGACGATTGCAGTATCAACAATGCTCTATAATTCTCTATAATaatagtatgacgtcatatgcATATGCATATTTACTgcacgtgtaacataccggttTTATTGAATGGCAGTACCATTCAGTGAATGGGTTAACTTTTTAACATGCTGTTTCTTAGAATAGTAACACTGGTTAATTTTCCATTCCATCGTCTTCCATGAGTATAATCAAGCCCAGAAACAGGAAATTCTGACATGACatttgtactacacacatccttatATTCTACATGCTTAATTTACTGAACATGATTGAAGACAAACGGGTATACCATACCACCGCCAGGGTAGACTACAGCAGCCACACAGGACGACGAGCGTAACGTTGTTAAGGGTCCAGTGTGTCGTGTTACAGTCGGCACCGCCGTAGATGTTTTACCGCCATCTTGAATGGAAGGGTTCGGCGTTGATAATTCCTGATTCGTTAGAGAAGTGGGTATATCTTTACTGCTTGTCGTGAGGGTTGAAGATAGATCAGAATTCGCGCTGCTCACTGGAACATATTTAGTGTCTTTTGTTGTTGCTATATAATCGGAAACTGACGACTTTCTAGGCGAGTCAGCAGTCGCACCAGACGCCCCTGTTAAATACACAGATGCCGTTTCAGTCGGGTATGGTGTTTGTAATTCGTCCGTTGTTCCTACAGCAGCAGTTGGTAATCCCGACGGTGATGATGCATGCGGCGGTTGTGtaagtaacattgttttattggaAGTACTTTCCTTGGTTATCGAACGCGTAGTGATTTCTCGGATAATGCCCGTATGTACCGATATAAGTGGACGTGAACTATTTACAGTGGATAAATTAGATTCAACATTCACGTTCGTAAATGTGTTTGTCCCTGATGGGGTTTCCCTGGTTTTCATTGAAACTGTTGTggcaattttattttctttgaatgTAACTTTTTCCGAAGTAATCAAATTTGATTGAGTTCTTTCTTCACTGAATGAAGTTGATTGTTTTCCGGTGGTGACTTCATAGTTCGATGTCACTTCAGTAGATGTACTAATTACACCCTGACTAGACACATTTGGTTGTTTTGTATGTTCAGAATTGGACAAGGTGTTTTTTGTACTGGATAAATATTGATTGAAATTGGTCACCTTTGTATCGTAAGGACTACTTTCCTCATTTGGAACGGCAGATCGTGTTGTAAAGCTAAACTCGCTACTGGATATCACGGGAAGCGGAGTAGAGGTAAACTCGCTACTGGATACCACGGGAAGTGGAGTAGAAGTAAACTCGCTACTGGATACCACGGGAAGCGGAGTAGAGTTCAAATCGCTACTGGATACCTCAGAAAGAGGTCGAGAGCTTGATTTGCTACTGGATAGGCCTACCATGATAAGTGGTGTAGAGTTCAAATCGCTTCTGGATACCACGGAAAATGGAGTAGAGGTTCCCTCACCATAAGATATTACGGATGAAGTTGAAGTCTTTACGTTCGATGTCATATCGGTTTCAGCGGAAGTGACACTTGCTGCTGAAATGCCTGAAGTTACCAGGTCAGAACTGGTGTACAGTGAATCTGTGGACTCTCCGGACGTTACAGTCAGTGGTTCTGTCTTAGTGTTCCTTACGAAAGTAGTTGTCGAAATATCACCAGCAGCGTTCGATGACAACATGACTGTCCCCTCGGAAGACGAGTCTTCACTTGTCGTCTGCTGTGATACCGGATCAGACACGAATAACGTCACACTATTTGTATCTAATGATATCACATCTGTTGGTAAAGGTGTCTTTATTGTTGGTGGATTGGATGACAATTTATTCATAGAAAATGTTGTAGCAACGAATTCGCCGTAATCATAAGTGTTCGAATGAATTTCCTGTAGGTGTGTAACGCCTCTGGATTTTGTCACTTCCAAGTATTGATTCGTTGCTATGAGGGACGAGCTGTCCACATCAGATGTGCTCGATTCTACAGGGTTTTGGTTAGAATATACTGGCAATTCTTTTGTTGTAAAGGAAGTGAGAAAGTCATGCTCGGGAATGGTACTAAGTTCA from Pecten maximus chromosome 1, xPecMax1.1, whole genome shotgun sequence includes these protein-coding regions:
- the LOC117322509 gene encoding mucin-17-like isoform X1; the encoded protein is MKWIIIITIYLLQQFQSVQAAGSGILRFVNFTTPWGNGRYSNCCPDGQTSVCRGQCDVHINICVGDVSPDRNCIYGEGAFNFHVDETTREISFGDMTGSLPNPLVYRFDVWKLGVTVDVDVVIGESLLTDSIRFHLHTKPEPNGQVVKVGPQQYTGYRTGVTLEHSVSCDPFYFRECATLCLPDPATYTCDRNGNRRCLPDIDCGFEFTDSSTAYEEQVDGGGIYATVSNEFPSSSVDTVQEYSTHPSGSTAVNTEYIESAIESSTTGRGDFNENIISTENLKYSSQQDDVTSIGPFSDLLTSLHFNENTVSKENSTLTSKQEDVTSTRSYTDPTTLLMSETSEDETASVHKVTEAWSTSTDGETVITKVSNSPGDISEGTISYNSIDTATTDNSASTATPSTPTPSIPTPSTTDVTTLTVPHECTGHTTVSGDTKGMLVSQHATDSNVDFASYRSSNPELSTIPEHDFLTSFTTKELPVYSNQNPVESSTSDVDSSSLIATNQYLEVTKSRGVTHLQEIHSNTYDYGEFVATTFSMNKLSSNPPTIKTPLPTDVISLDTNSVTLFVSDPVSQQTTSEDSSSEGTVMLSSNAAGDISTTTFVRNTKTEPLTVTSGESTDSLYTSSDLVTSGISAASVTSAETDMTSNVKTSTSSVISYGEGTSTPFSVVSRSDLNSTPLIMVGLSSSKSSSRPLSEVSSSDLNSTPLPVVSSSEFTSTPLPVVSSSEFTSTPLPVISSSEFSFTTRSAVPNEESSPYDTKVTNFNQYLSSTKNTLSNSEHTKQPNVSSQGVISTSTEVTSNYEVTTGKQSTSFSEERTQSNLITSEKVTFKENKIATTVSMKTRETPSGTNTFTNVNVESNLSTVNSSRPLISVHTGIIREITTRSITKESTSNKTMLLTQPPHASSPSGLPTAAVGTTDELQTPYPTETASVYLTGASGATADSPRKSSVSDYIATTKDTKYVPVSSANSDLSSTLTTSSKDIPTSLTNQELSTPNPSIQDGGKTSTAVPTVTRHTGPLTTLRSSSCVAAVVYPGGGKAVLTIQVAQGLQVVSMDVMEKKVVDFLSSAGFKVDTNDINAIKTSVGGLTIVNITIDDDDLAVSQTALGDFGNKLCTEESMFLIQPPSSGYTKEDTDGSNGVLVGMLVLAAYLLTLFIIAFILVRRKYRERNRISGRPMSEVSKMSQASELLTDRPETCMTGVLSEYGETNC